One Defluviimonas sp. SAOS-178_SWC DNA window includes the following coding sequences:
- a CDS encoding LysR family transcriptional regulator — MKINAENLNINLRHIRALHGIVQQGTFSAAAASLGIVPSALSEVIRQLEAQIGAPLFDRSTRPPSVTPLGRDFLRDTEPLLEGMDRAIKRLRQSAGLEQGALSIGASPSAISELVAPVLAEFLNDNPGISCVIHDDIAEELAGMVSDGRLDLAIAGRAHQSPDLRQREVMRDLFGLACRADHPLAARDVVHLAEIPAERLIGLDAKTGTHQLLKQSGLLTGALLHPKLRAHSTIAQLCMIRAGMGVALLPRNAVLLFRDPAITFQEIADLRLWRMLYLLQPARRAQSHAAQSFVARLERTLPALRNSGG, encoded by the coding sequence ATGAAGATAAATGCGGAAAATCTGAACATAAACCTGCGCCATATCCGGGCGCTGCACGGCATTGTGCAACAAGGCACGTTCAGTGCGGCGGCGGCCAGCTTGGGCATCGTGCCCTCGGCCTTGTCCGAGGTGATCCGCCAGCTTGAGGCGCAGATCGGCGCGCCACTGTTCGACCGCAGCACCCGGCCGCCCTCGGTCACGCCGCTGGGGCGCGATTTCCTGCGCGACACCGAACCGTTGCTGGAAGGGATGGACCGCGCCATCAAGAGGCTGCGCCAAAGCGCGGGGCTGGAGCAGGGAGCGCTGAGCATCGGCGCCTCGCCCTCGGCCATATCGGAACTGGTCGCGCCGGTGCTGGCGGAGTTTCTGAACGACAATCCCGGCATAAGCTGCGTGATCCATGACGATATTGCCGAGGAACTGGCAGGGATGGTGTCGGACGGGCGGCTGGATCTGGCCATCGCAGGACGCGCGCATCAGTCACCCGATCTGCGTCAGCGCGAGGTGATGCGCGACCTCTTCGGGCTGGCCTGCCGCGCCGATCATCCGCTGGCGGCGCGGGATGTGGTGCATCTGGCAGAGATACCGGCGGAGCGGCTGATCGGGCTGGACGCCAAAACCGGCACCCATCAATTGCTTAAGCAAAGCGGGCTGCTAACGGGCGCGCTGCTGCATCCGAAGCTGCGCGCCCATTCGACAATTGCCCAGCTGTGCATGATCCGCGCCGGGATGGGCGTCGCGCTGTTGCCGCGCAACGCGGTGCTGCTGTTCCGCGACCCGGCGATCACGTTTCAGGAAATCGCGGATCTGCGCCTGTGGCGGATGTTGTATCTTCTGCAACCCGCCCGGCGCGCGCAGTCGCATGCCGCGCAATCCTTTGTTGCGCGGCTGGAGCGCACACTTCCCGCACTGCGAAACTCTGGCGGTTGA
- a CDS encoding GntR family transcriptional regulator has protein sequence MSIGDHKSAFISGESADWHQPLQRENLSEMAYVAVRDAMMRGLLKPGQKLQLRPLSAKFGISMTPMREALLRLVSKDVLSLDLRGTVIVPVLTRDALAEIHQVRIMLEGRAAYVAASQPAAGAADDLMRIHQQLVAAQENGDFEAAVKLNTDFHLGICKAAKLTVIHEVVEMMWMRCGPILSHLYDGGAPFSDDHPHLKLIEAIGAGDPDMARQAIEEDIIRGGEKLYKWAK, from the coding sequence ATGTCAATAGGCGATCACAAGAGCGCATTCATTTCTGGCGAAAGTGCCGACTGGCACCAACCGCTGCAGCGCGAAAATTTAAGCGAGATGGCTTATGTCGCGGTACGCGACGCCATGATGCGCGGGTTGCTGAAACCTGGACAGAAGCTGCAGCTTCGCCCCTTGTCGGCGAAGTTCGGCATCAGCATGACGCCGATGCGAGAGGCCCTGCTCAGGCTGGTATCGAAGGACGTGCTGAGTCTCGATCTGCGCGGCACGGTGATCGTTCCGGTCCTCACCCGTGATGCCCTGGCCGAGATCCATCAGGTGCGAATCATGCTGGAGGGCCGCGCCGCCTATGTGGCGGCAAGCCAACCTGCCGCCGGGGCCGCCGACGATCTGATGCGCATTCATCAACAGCTCGTCGCGGCACAGGAGAACGGCGATTTCGAGGCGGCGGTCAAACTGAACACGGACTTTCACCTGGGCATCTGCAAGGCCGCGAAGCTGACTGTGATCCATGAGGTCGTCGAGATGATGTGGATGCGATGCGGACCGATCCTGTCGCATCTCTATGACGGCGGCGCACCGTTCAGCGACGATCATCCCCATCTGAAACTCATAGAGGCGATTGGCGCCGGTGACCCCGACATGGCCCGTCAGGCAATTGAAGAGGATATCATCCGCGGCGGCGAGAAGCTTTATAAGTGGGCCAAATGA
- a CDS encoding FAD-binding and (Fe-S)-binding domain-containing protein, protein MPISRPSPDAPDLIARLAEALHQQGFRGEIDTDTALRAAMSTDNSVYQIAPDVVVAPREADDLVTLLTVMQRSEFAGIAVTGRGGGTGTNGQSLNHGVIVDLRRHMNKLIELNADEGWADVQPGMVLDDLNEKIRPSGWFFAPETSTSTRCTIGGMASTDASGKGSRVYGKTSDNILGLEIARPEGLLSSLADAPEWAHDMLSRAESAARAGRQAFIDNTPKLNRRFTGYDLERACPERGGFEWWRLFPGAEGTLGLMSRIRVKLRRIEPEKRLIVAGFDSFRSALIAATPLLQAEPTAVEVMDETVQAIADRAGILDRLPEGLRAVNGQKVAYVFIEINGDDADLLDARVEQARRILAMLPGAGATHVAADLAEIRELWAIRSAGVGLLGKVDGTARPIAFVEDTVVPPENLPAFVDEFLAVLSANGLGFGIYGHVDVGCLHIRPALNVDQMPDRERLVAISDAVYDLTYKYGGIFWGEHGKGVRGAYLRDWIGPEAYRALQGVKAAFDPEDRFNPGKLVSNGAPIMGIATTPFRAFNAPEGDSLTKAFRCNGNAQCLSYAATTPMCPSFKASADVRHSPKGRADALRAWHRARRDEDASDLERREADLLQILDTCLGCKACASTCPVQVDIPSMRSAFYADYFSRHRRSFAERTMLAAERNSRLTLRMAPLLGPFWPLISKIGEKLTDSLDMPSKLATGLPKGIWLREADLVDPLPGNTVILVQDWFTALFDAQVQRDVIGGFTALGYHPRLLEIRPGGKAAYASGDMEGFRRMASALAALLGRAAATGAPLVAFEPAFGMMLRQEYAMAGIAVPKVSMPQEFLAAEIRAGRSLPQASIQAEARLLSHCTESTALPGSGKDWTAIFAAIGLRLDTPATGCCGMAGLFGHQKRHQKVSIRLFEMSWRKHVEGDAPVLATGFSCRCQSKRLTGQAPRHPMGFIVSTSPKIGQ, encoded by the coding sequence ATGCCAATCAGCCGGCCCTCGCCCGACGCCCCTGACCTGATCGCCCGCCTTGCCGAGGCGCTGCATCAACAGGGCTTCCGCGGAGAGATCGACACTGACACCGCCCTGCGCGCCGCGATGTCCACCGACAATTCGGTCTATCAGATCGCCCCCGACGTCGTCGTGGCCCCACGCGAGGCGGACGATCTGGTCACGCTGCTGACGGTGATGCAGCGGTCTGAATTCGCGGGCATCGCCGTCACGGGGCGCGGCGGCGGCACCGGCACCAACGGGCAAAGCCTCAATCACGGCGTGATCGTCGATCTGCGTCGCCATATGAACAAGCTGATCGAACTGAACGCCGACGAGGGCTGGGCCGATGTGCAGCCGGGCATGGTCCTGGACGATCTGAACGAAAAGATCCGGCCCTCTGGCTGGTTCTTCGCGCCCGAAACCTCGACCTCGACCCGCTGCACCATCGGGGGAATGGCCTCAACCGATGCCTCAGGCAAAGGCTCGCGCGTCTACGGCAAGACCTCGGACAATATCCTCGGGCTGGAGATCGCGCGCCCCGAGGGGCTGCTGTCCAGCCTGGCAGACGCGCCGGAATGGGCGCACGACATGCTGTCCCGCGCCGAATCCGCCGCGCGCGCCGGGCGGCAGGCCTTCATCGACAACACCCCGAAGCTGAACCGCCGTTTTACCGGATACGATCTGGAACGCGCCTGCCCGGAACGGGGCGGGTTCGAATGGTGGCGGTTGTTTCCGGGGGCCGAGGGCACGCTGGGGTTGATGTCCCGCATCCGCGTGAAACTGCGGCGGATCGAGCCGGAAAAGCGCCTGATCGTCGCGGGCTTCGATAGTTTCCGCAGCGCGCTGATCGCCGCCACGCCGCTGCTTCAAGCCGAACCCACCGCCGTCGAGGTGATGGACGAAACCGTGCAGGCGATCGCCGACCGGGCCGGCATCCTTGATCGCCTGCCCGAAGGGCTGCGTGCGGTGAATGGCCAGAAAGTCGCCTATGTCTTCATTGAGATCAACGGCGACGATGCCGACCTGCTGGATGCGCGCGTGGAACAGGCGCGGCGAATCCTTGCGATGCTGCCCGGCGCGGGCGCGACCCATGTCGCCGCCGATCTTGCAGAGATCAGGGAATTGTGGGCGATCCGCTCGGCCGGGGTCGGACTTCTGGGCAAGGTGGACGGCACCGCCCGCCCCATCGCCTTTGTCGAGGATACGGTTGTGCCGCCGGAAAACCTGCCGGCCTTCGTGGATGAATTTCTGGCCGTCCTATCCGCCAACGGGCTGGGGTTCGGCATCTATGGCCATGTCGATGTCGGCTGCCTGCATATCCGCCCGGCGCTGAATGTCGATCAGATGCCGGACCGCGAGCGGCTGGTGGCGATCTCGGATGCGGTTTACGATCTGACCTACAAATATGGCGGCATCTTCTGGGGGGAGCACGGCAAGGGCGTGCGCGGCGCCTACCTGCGCGACTGGATCGGCCCCGAGGCGTATCGCGCGTTGCAGGGGGTCAAGGCCGCCTTCGACCCGGAAGACCGCTTCAACCCCGGCAAGCTGGTCAGCAACGGCGCCCCGATCATGGGCATCGCGACCACACCCTTCCGCGCCTTCAACGCGCCCGAGGGCGATTCGCTGACCAAGGCGTTCCGCTGCAACGGCAACGCGCAATGCCTGTCTTACGCTGCCACCACGCCGATGTGCCCCAGCTTCAAGGCCAGCGCCGATGTGCGACACAGCCCCAAGGGCCGCGCCGATGCCTTGCGCGCGTGGCACCGCGCGCGGCGCGACGAGGATGCAAGCGATCTGGAAAGGCGCGAGGCCGATCTGTTGCAGATTCTTGATACGTGTCTGGGCTGCAAGGCCTGTGCGTCCACATGTCCGGTGCAAGTCGACATCCCTTCGATGCGCAGTGCATTTTATGCGGACTATTTCAGCCGCCATCGCCGCTCATTCGCCGAGCGGACGATGCTGGCGGCGGAGCGCAACAGCCGCCTGACTCTTCGGATGGCACCGCTTTTGGGACCGTTTTGGCCGCTGATCTCGAAGATCGGCGAAAAGCTGACCGATAGCTTGGACATGCCCTCGAAACTGGCGACCGGCCTGCCGAAAGGCATCTGGTTGCGCGAAGCCGATCTGGTCGATCCGCTGCCCGGGAATACCGTCATTCTGGTGCAGGATTGGTTCACTGCCCTGTTCGACGCGCAGGTGCAGCGCGACGTGATCGGGGGATTCACCGCGCTTGGCTATCACCCGCGTCTGCTGGAGATCCGGCCCGGAGGCAAGGCCGCCTATGCCAGCGGCGACATGGAGGGGTTCCGCCGCATGGCCTCGGCCTTGGCGGCTCTGCTGGGCAGGGCGGCAGCGACCGGGGCACCGTTGGTCGCCTTCGAACCGGCCTTCGGCATGATGCTGCGGCAGGAATATGCCATGGCCGGGATCGCCGTCCCCAAAGTCAGTATGCCGCAGGAATTTCTGGCCGCTGAGATCCGAGCGGGCCGCAGCTTGCCGCAGGCCAGCATCCAGGCCGAGGCGCGGCTGCTGTCGCATTGCACCGAAAGCACCGCACTACCGGGTTCCGGCAAGGACTGGACCGCGATCTTCGCCGCCATCGGCCTGCGGCTAGACACGCCCGCCACCGGCTGCTGTGGAATGGCTGGCCTGTTCGGCCATCAGAAGCGGCATCAGAAGGTCTCGATCCGTCTGTTCGAGATGTCTTGGCGCAAACATGTCGAGGGCGATGCCCCGGTCTTGGCGACCGGCTTTTCCTGCCGCTGCCAAAGCAAGCGACTGACCGGCCAGGCTCCACGCCACCCAATGGGCTTCATCGTGAGCACCTCCCCGAAAATCGGACAGTGA
- a CDS encoding GlxA family transcriptional regulator, whose amino-acid sequence MLDMTEPLVPLGAAHYPVGEVQKTKSYAFLLLRDFTLLAFSAAIEPLRIANQLSQKPLYSWSVVSEDGHPVRCSSGVEIAVDGSLQSVGRDTVLLACSGNLKGGNPSKSTLAFLHRHFRTGGEIGGICTGAVALAQAGLLDGRAFTLHWECHPGFVEIFPRLAPSKRRFEIDGRFMTCGGGAAAADMAISIIRKDHGNAFATIVADMCLLRDDAGANLSQRTSVGTILQTRNPGLIEIVKLMTDNIETPLSMDELARAVGYSTRHIERQFRLCVAETPTRFYQNLRLDFARSLITETNLTLFEIAAASGFNSKSYFAKAYSRRFGSPPSRVHHHRRRRAYQSA is encoded by the coding sequence ATGCTCGACATGACCGAACCTCTCGTCCCGTTGGGGGCCGCCCACTATCCGGTGGGCGAGGTGCAGAAGACGAAGAGTTACGCCTTTCTGCTGTTGCGAGATTTCACCCTCCTCGCCTTCAGCGCGGCGATCGAGCCGCTTCGCATCGCCAATCAGTTGTCCCAGAAACCGCTCTACTCCTGGTCCGTCGTGTCGGAGGACGGCCATCCCGTCCGCTGTTCTTCAGGCGTCGAGATCGCGGTCGATGGGTCCCTGCAGTCGGTTGGCCGTGACACCGTCCTCCTCGCCTGCTCGGGCAACCTCAAGGGCGGCAATCCCTCCAAGTCCACGCTTGCTTTCCTGCACCGGCATTTTCGGACCGGAGGCGAAATCGGGGGGATCTGCACCGGTGCAGTTGCGCTGGCGCAGGCAGGGCTTCTTGATGGGCGGGCGTTCACGCTTCACTGGGAATGTCACCCGGGGTTCGTGGAGATTTTTCCTCGCCTAGCGCCAAGCAAACGCCGGTTCGAGATCGACGGGCGGTTCATGACCTGTGGCGGCGGGGCGGCGGCCGCAGACATGGCGATCTCGATCATCCGCAAGGATCATGGCAACGCTTTTGCCACGATCGTCGCGGACATGTGCCTGCTCCGCGACGATGCGGGCGCGAACCTCAGCCAGCGAACGTCTGTAGGCACTATTCTTCAGACGCGAAATCCGGGGTTGATCGAGATCGTGAAGCTGATGACGGACAACATCGAAACGCCGCTCTCGATGGACGAGCTGGCCCGTGCGGTCGGCTATTCGACACGTCACATCGAACGGCAGTTCCGTCTCTGTGTCGCCGAGACGCCGACACGATTTTATCAGAACCTGCGCTTAGATTTCGCACGCAGCCTTATCACCGAGACCAATCTGACTCTCTTCGAAATTGCCGCGGCATCCGGATTCAATTCCAAATCCTACTTCGCCAAGGCTTACTCGCGGCGCTTCGGAAGCCCTCCCAGCCGCGTGCATCACCATCGTCGGCGCAGGGCGTACCAGTCCGCGTGA
- a CDS encoding ABC transporter ATP-binding protein → MNKDTLVSFDGVVKRFGEFVAVQRMDFEIGKGEFLAIMGSSGCGKTTTLRMLAGLEAPTEGMIRLSGKPINDLPTWRRDTPMVWQSLALFPFLNVIENVEFALKMRGVGKAERRRRAEQWLDRMQIAEFAGRNISQLSGGQRQRVALARSLVVEPEILLLDEPLSALDAALKVRMQSVLKSLQRETGITFVYVTHSQSEAFSMADRVVIMSRGKIEQIGTPQEIYRTPRTRFVAGFLGSSNMFTGRVTAANGKTVTLDTSVGALTLASSDLTSDVSVGKTATLTVLDTKTNLARTPPSGRVNAIPVKMMGEEFIGATATIYLETKDGQEIRVQKSHEELSNLPLEMGQDLVAYWAFEDGHLVMDE, encoded by the coding sequence ATGAATAAGGATACGCTGGTTTCCTTCGATGGCGTGGTCAAGCGCTTCGGCGAATTCGTCGCCGTTCAACGCATGGACTTCGAGATCGGCAAGGGCGAGTTCCTCGCGATCATGGGCTCTTCCGGCTGTGGCAAGACCACGACGCTGAGAATGCTCGCGGGGCTCGAAGCGCCGACCGAGGGAATGATCCGTCTCTCCGGCAAGCCGATCAACGACCTGCCAACATGGCGCCGCGACACGCCGATGGTCTGGCAGAGCCTCGCGCTCTTTCCGTTTCTGAACGTGATCGAGAATGTCGAATTCGCCCTCAAGATGCGTGGGGTCGGCAAGGCCGAACGGCGCCGCCGGGCGGAGCAATGGCTTGACCGGATGCAGATCGCCGAATTCGCCGGACGTAACATCTCGCAGCTTTCCGGCGGCCAGCGGCAGCGGGTCGCGCTTGCCCGGTCCCTGGTGGTCGAGCCCGAGATCCTTCTCCTGGACGAGCCGCTCTCCGCACTTGATGCCGCGCTCAAGGTGCGGATGCAGTCGGTCCTGAAAAGCCTCCAGCGTGAGACCGGGATCACCTTCGTCTACGTGACCCATAGCCAATCGGAAGCATTTTCGATGGCCGACCGGGTCGTCATCATGAGCCGTGGCAAGATCGAACAGATCGGCACGCCGCAAGAGATTTACCGCACGCCACGAACCCGGTTCGTCGCCGGCTTCCTCGGCTCGTCGAACATGTTCACGGGGAGGGTGACGGCTGCGAACGGAAAGACCGTGACGCTCGACACCTCCGTGGGCGCGCTCACCCTTGCGTCTTCGGACCTGACTTCTGACGTGTCGGTGGGCAAGACCGCGACCCTGACGGTTCTCGACACCAAGACGAACCTCGCGCGCACACCGCCCTCGGGTCGTGTCAACGCCATTCCCGTGAAGATGATGGGCGAGGAATTCATCGGAGCCACGGCCACGATCTACCTCGAAACCAAAGACGGGCAGGAAATCCGCGTTCAGAAAAGCCACGAAGAGCTTTCGAACCTGCCCTTGGAAATGGGCCAGGATCTCGTGGCCTACTGGGCATTCGAGGATGGTCATCTTGTCATGGACGAGTAG